Below is a genomic region from Vicia villosa cultivar HV-30 ecotype Madison, WI unplaced genomic scaffold, Vvil1.0 ctg.000547F_1_1, whole genome shotgun sequence.
TGTTGTAATAGTTTCAATTCATTTTTAGGCTATTGTATTATAACTATTTATGCTATAGTATTTATGTATAATTTAAGTTGAATTATAATGAAACAATTATTATCACAAATAATCTTGTAAGTTATTTAAACAAACATTGAAAGTAATTTTTCAAGTACATAATACAAATAAGttacaatttatttaaaataaaaggaCTAATGTCCTATGTTGCAATCTTGGTTGTGAAAAACAGCATCATTTTGTCCCACAAAGATGTCTTCactgcaaaaaagaaaagaaaagaagatgatgatgaaactCTTAATTAGTACATTTAAATTGCATATAATATTAAGACTTTTCATCAAATATAGTTACCTAAATATAAATTCAAATGTTTGAAATATAACTTACATGACTCTTGCTACCACATAGCGGAATGCCGTGAAGGAGCATAACTTGTACTTTCACTCTGATTATCATCACCATTTGATTGTTGATGATAAGGATTGTGATCATTAATTGTTTGTTGGTAGTACGAAAAAGCTTGATCAATAGGATACTGGTTATAAGAGTTGAATATGGATACTGGTAAACAGGTGGATAAGATTGTTGACTACCTTGTAAAGAATCGCCAATCCCAAAATCACTAAAACTATTAACAATACTAGAAGAGGAAAAATCTTCAAGTGGaacattttgttttcttttccccTTTCTTCCAGATTGTGACACATTTCCTCTTGTCTCAAGTATTGAGTTATCAGCTCGAACCATATCATTCAAGTTCCTATAACGCCTATAACCTGATGGTATTTCATGATATGGATCAAGTTCTAATTGATCATCATCTTCTCCTTCATCTTCACCGCCTCCACTTCCTTCTTCACTCTCATTGGCCACTTCATTACCACCTCCATCACCACTATTACCGCTTGGTGGACTTAAACCACCACCACTTTCATTAGGTTCACtattatcatcaacattttcatcaTATGTATCAACTATCGGCAACCATTCTTCATTTTGAACTCCATACAATAATGAATTTTCCCTCTCTTCTATCCAATGAGATAATGGATGTTCTTGAAATATATAGTCAAGATTTATCAAATCAAAATTTGCTTCTATTTCTTCCTGACTCTTCCTTAATTTATCTTTCATTCTCAATTTCATGTTGTAATGTGTGACGACAAGCTTATGCAATTTTTTGTACTTCAATACATTTCTTGTCTTTGTGTGGATATAGCTAAATGTACTCCAATTCCTCTCACAGTTTGTCGCAGAGGTTGTTTGACTGACAACTTTCATAGCCAAACGTTGAAGTTCAGGAGTGCATGAACCATGGTATTCCCACCATTGAGCtttttaaagaagaagaaaaaaagaaaattattggttatattaaaaattaaagtttatttataaaagttataaaaaagaACTTGTATTTTACTTGCATCCATCTTAGACCAAGATTTTTGAGCTATAGGCGTACcaaatgtttcactcttttctctAAAAAGTGTTAGCTAGGTAATATAACAAAACTTATCAATACATAACcaattttttcaataaataatttattatatgaaaatataatATCCATTACTTACTTGGTTTAGAGCTTTGATTTGATCATCCGTGTTTCTTTCTAGCTTCATGATTACATTTTTTGTTCCATTAAATGTTTCTTTATGCACAACTATTCCATGTTCGATTCTATATTGAAATTGTGGATTAAGAAAATAACCtagaaatcaaaatcaattattgaggatATGATATTTCACATTTAAATTTCATGaccaaattaaaattataaaatatattgacATACCAGCAGAATGAAGGTTAAAGTGCATGAATTTCCAACGCTTGTCAATGATATCATTATATTTGGAATGATAACAAGAATTTTGTTGAATGACTTGTTTTGCTCGATCAATGGCTTCATATATGAAACCCATTGTTGGTTTCTCATCACTATCAACTAGTCTCAAGACTTTTACAATTGGCTCAAATACTTTCAATATGTCATTAGCCTTACTCCAAAAGTCCCTACTCATAACGATTTTTCTTGCTTCATATCCCGGTCCTTTCTTTTCTTTACCATACTTTGTTTTTCTAAATTCTTCAGAACTGAACATGTTTTCAAGACCTTGCTTTTTTCTTACAATTGCTTGAAGTTGTAGTAATTGTGTTGCAAATCGGGTAACACCAGGACAAACAATATCTCTACCACCAATATATTTTTTCATGAGACTCGCAATATACGTGTGGTTATAGATGAATGTTGTCACCATTTTTGCTTCACTTAATAAATTGTGTATGCTTTTCTTTTTTCCTATATCCTCTAAGCAAAGATCTAAACAATGAGCTCCACAAGAAGACCAATATAAATATGGCCTCTTCTCCACTAGCTTTTGACCAGATTCTTTTAATGCGGCTTCATTGTCTGTTACCACTTGAACTACACACTCTTCATGTAACgccctgaatttaattaattatttaattaaattgattgaggatttattcattggaattagttgaagtcgaggtttatcgatattattctacaaacgtaatggattaatatgttgattttagcagttaagttatggtcagattaataaatcggattagtcagagatgtacaattgcgagttagtattgttaaagttatggatcgatggtaaatgtggaatattattggaaataatattcggttatgttgtgtggttatttatttatgtgtgttattcggattaattgagtaattaaagagataTTATGAATTGGCCTAAGTGGAAggaatataacacaatggatgggttatgagttaagcccattagttagaaaagatagtaagagttagggttttagagattaaacctcataactcattttgtggaaaaagaagagaaagaagaagagaaagaaggggagaaagaagagaaagctatggcatgaagagaaagagctccattgaaggaagtgaagcttttgctaaggtaagggtggggttcttactctctaagggttggcatgatgatgggtatggtagagattaggtttcataattgaaatccatgattgtgttgcaatgttgatgaatgtggaattgataatgttgtgtatgctttctattcttcaatttcatgaatatagaaaagttagggtttatgaacaaatgcatgaatttatgatttgaaatgtgttttaattgatgtttgatgatgttatgatgttagaagatccataatatgtgttatatttgtgtttataacatgtattctattgttgtttgcgatgattggtgttttccaacttgattgggttgggtttaggggttttgggatgggtttcgtatgctgttttttgtgtttgggattttctgaaattcGCCAGTTCGCGTctcgaacagcttggcagaaacttaggaatatttgattcactctgttcgcgccgcgaactttgttggcgccgcgaaccctgttttgcagaactttttctaaactttgaaatgatgtaacttttgattcgtaactccgttttaggcgccgttcgaagcgttggaaagctaacgcaacgaactataccatgatgcaataaaatgatccatatgatatagttttatattatgtttattaggattaattgatgaactatgttgtgttaacatatgaagtatgctctttgcgatgaattgacataattgtgttgtagcataacttgatgtatgttttcttatgatgatacaatgttattgagatgatgataagtaacttcattatgatgaatgagataatgatgtatgtgatgatattcatgattaataaagatgttgtatgctatatgcgactaattgtgcgtatttgatatgtatgagtcgacgatgatgccatgcgatgacttaacaatatatatgaaattgaatataaCTTATTATGATGATtaattgaattaaggaatatgatgaatgtgttgatgttgttggcaatatgatgaatcgttgatgtttgttataatatgatgaatttgtggtagttgttaacatgatgaatttgttgtcgttgtcgctagtatgtagaaattgttgtcgtagaccctatggtcaatgttgataagttatATTATGATGTATTTTgaggtgaattattgttgtatgatgatgcaacatagtgacgtgattgagaagtgatgcattcttatgaatgatgatgattttgttgttgttgaagttcgacattatattgataatgttcgatggtgatttagatgatgtCGTGACGTGTTAATTAtgtgtgttgtgtttgtgtggatgttacatttaaggagtcacatccattgcataaagagacgatggccttaatggcaaaagcgacggtggccttgatggcaaatagcgacggtgtgcccaatggcaaattttgagacggtgggagttttactccaaatggtaccacatgcatttgcataagtcgagtcacatgtgaattgcatttgagtcttattttattatgtttgtggTGATGTGTTGACTTGATGATGATATGTTTATCGTGATGTGTTGggatcttacttgtgaattgcatattttgtcatggttgattgttgacattgttgccattccataagtttattatgttatttgaattgttgAGTCGATGATCTATTGTTGTGACATGATGATAgcataattgtgaatttgaatatgttgtcttaactgattaatgatattgttgccgttttgaaagttgtattatattgataagttgttttacggtgaaacttgttgtaagatgttatgtgatgctaagtggtgaaattatgtatgatctatatctcctatattatttatcatgcattcctttatattgtaagatatcacacccctttgctgatatttcccctaccatgggaaatgggcaggtactcaagattagtcgtggatgttcgaggttattgatgtgaagtctttatgttgctttatggcaagtcgagttggtgtccattgctctgatacgtagcactcgggggattagtctttattatttgattatcgtattctatgatgacatttgtgttaaaatgaattgaaaggtgtttataagtttaagttgtaagtggtgagTGAAGCTTTGTTccaaatgctatgtatctttattaaatgcaatataagtatgtttgtttgtttaagtcgaattgtgacatcccatatttgatgaatatttttaaatgcactctgattttcgcttataattgcggggtagatttggggtgttacaatagtggtatcagagcaggtcggtctgtctggccaatgttgtctaatgatgtttattcccgtgtacacgacgagtgtgtgaaacactgttggtacttgttgttcttctgatcgtttgtctgcaggagttggtttgaagctaagtgggggagaagctatgcttctcagTTCTGTTTCAGTTGTAGGATGTAGTATGCTGCTGACGGCGACAGtacaagtgttgttggagtttgttgtttcctgaatcgaagatgacttggatttaagatttttgttgctaattaagtggagcatcttgaggaagaggatgagcaggaatttttgatgttcacttctcgaaggatgaggagcTATGTAGAGGTTGTTGGTATGCGAGTATGGTGCAAGCTCCTGATGTGTCTGAAGCTAACTGTAAGTAATgagaataaattctagaagatggaatttagaaggTGCGATATTCCAGTGctgctgatggactgtgaagttgttggttgagcaaccttgcgtaagatgtcgatattggatcagtgattaaaagaagtattgCTGTAAGATTGATGCAAGTGATTGAGGCAGTAGTAGAAGCCGTTGAAGTTATTGAAACTTTCTGAAGCGCGGGTAAGAATTGGTAATGCaaagagatgagtatgatttcaataataagaagtgcGGATAATGGTGTACATGAATTTTTGTTCTGATGTATCGTCAGATGTGTTTTAGAaagtagctgcaagacgtcggtgttagcttttttggatgattttgaaagattagtgaattatggaatcatattgcttctggtgatatgagtataagttggaaaagaacattattaatgttggtagtgatggtttatactccattatggttatcggctatctattgacaaattgtggacttgatcacccttaatctcttgttgatagtagacgaaatcgtgaTCGAATGGTATAGACGTGtcttgctagcttgatagtgcATAAAGGGATGAATGTTACGTCATGAAGATAGTTGTTCTCTAGTTGGTGGGAATTAACGGAAAAGTATCGATGAATAGTTGAGAAGTAATGAACAGGTCAGAGAAGCTGGTTTATAGGCGAGATAGCATCGCAAAgtgaaggattgagaatgtcgagtGAGCAATGATTTTGTGATGGATGTTTAAGGAAGTCTGAACTAGATTAAGACTTGTGAGCCATATGATTGACGGAAAGATATAACGTGGACAatgacttaagatggattatcagagttgcacagcggatgtgtaaggtggcgcagttgctatgtgtgtgtgtttgttagaggtgaagaacTAGGTATCGGAAGCCTAGGGGAATGATATGTTTGTATCTGCATGTATGATTTGGTGGGCTGTTAAGATGAGAACGAGGTATCAGAAATATGGTATTTTTTTCAAGTTTATAAGGAAAATACTAGAGTTGTTAGTTGATGGTGGAGTTGGGTGTATCCGTCGagtaatcttgttaagttgaTGTTATAGTCAGTTGGTTTCCGTTGTTGCGATATTGTTGTTGGACTCTGTAAGTAAGAAATGATATTCTATACTATGATTGAGTTGATTATGCTGACTATGTTGATGTAACTTATAAGAGTGCTATGACGAGGCGGAGATAGAACTGTTGGTGTTGGTTAAAGATTGACATGTATAATTAAGGGAATGAAAGTACGTGTGTATTCTGGTGTTGAGAATGATGTTATTACGATAATGGTGTGGTGTTGAACACCCAATTATGAGAAGGTTATGGTTGGTACTACCTTAAGGATCATATGTCAAGGTATTGTTGAGCAGTGATGACTCTgttgctaagttaatgaagtgagattgtatctCCATGTATAAGCGAGTTAAGGTTGTTGCTACCATAAGTATTAATAAGTCGAGAGATTCCTGAGATGATTGGTAAGTTGTTAACGAGTACGTCGTTGAGATGTCGAATAATTGACACTAGATTTAAGTCAGATTGAGTTATTTTGGTAGTCGGAGTGTTGTCAAACGCAATTGAGAATTGGAGAGTTGGAAGCGAAGTTAAGGacggttatgtcagatggattttcgaggacgaaaatattctaagtgggggagagttgtaacaccctaaatttaattaattatttaattaaattgatcgatgatttattcattggaattagttgaagtcgaggtttatcgatattattctacaaacgtaatggatttatatgttgatttgagcagttaagttatggtcagATTAATAAGTCAGATTAGTCAGAGATGTACAATTGcgagttagtattgttaaagttatggatcgatggtaaatgtggaatattattggaaataatattcggttatgttgtgtggttatttatttatgtgtgttattcggattaattgagtgattaaagagatattatgaattgggcctaagtggaaggaatataacacaatggatgggttatgggttaagcccattagttagaaaagatagtaagagttagggttttagagattaaacctcataactcattttgtggaaaaagaagagaaagaagaagagaaagaagaagagaaagaagagaaagaaggggagaaagaagagaaagctatggcatgaagaggaagagctccattgaaggaagtgaagcttttgctaaggtaagggtggggtttttactctctaagggttgacatgatgatgggtatggtagagattaggtttcataattgaaatcCATGATTGTGTTGCAATGTTGATGAATGTGGAATTGAAATCAATAatatgtgttatatttgtgtttataacatgtattctattgttgttcgtgatgattggtgttttccaacttgattgggttgagtttaggggttttcggatgggtttcgtatgctgttttctgtgtttgggattttctgaaattcgccagttcgcgccgcgaacagcttggcagaaacttaggaatatttgattcactctgttcgcgccgcgaactttgttggcgccgcgaaccctgttttgcagaactttttctaaactttgaaatgatgtaacttttgattcgtaactccgttttaggcgccgttcgaagcgttggaaagctaacacaacgaactataccatgatgcaataaaatgatccatatgatatagttttatattatgtttattaggattaattgatgaactatgttgtgttaacatatgaagtatgctctttgcgatgaattgacataattgtgttgtagcataacttgatgtatgttttcttatgatgatacaatgttattgagatgatgataagtaaattccttatgatgaatgagataatgatgtatgtgatgatatgcatgattaataaagatgttgtatgctatatgcgattaattgtgcgtatttgatatgtatgagtcgacgatgatgccatgcggtgacttaacaatatatatgaaattgaatataacgtattatgatgattaattgaattaaggaatatgatgaatgtgttgatgttgttggcattatgatgaatcgttgatgttttttataatatgataaaTTTGTTGTCGTTGTCGCTAGTATGTAGAAATTATTGTTGTAGATCCTATGGTTAATGTTGATAAGTTATATTGTGATGTATTTTgaggtgaattattgttgtatgatgatgcaacatagtgacgtgattgagaagcgatgcattcttatgaatgatgatgattttgttgttgttgaagttcgacattatattgataatgttcgatggtgatttagatgatgtCATGACGTGTTAATTAtgtgtgttgtgtttgtgtggatgttacatttaaggagtcacatccattgcataaagagacgatggccttaatggcaaaagcgacggtggccttgatggcaaatagcgacggtgtgcccaatggcaaattttgagacggtgggagttttactccaaatggtaccacatgcatttgcataagtcgagtcacatgtgaattgcatttgagtcttattttattattgtggtgtcgttttgtttacctccccgtttcacttgggaggacggcacgctagacccttcacgcgaaatttggaaggagaatgcgcccgtggtgggatgaattttatttcagttcttcctacgatatcacacgaactttcttattgtcctacgagtaggaaagggaaaaaaagatctcaactaaaccctaggagtttgctaagtgtggggatttcacctagactagaaattctggagtccggggggtcggttatacatagggaagtgtttaagcaccctacatatctgtagtactctacaggaaccttctctgtgtcatttgtgtttgtgctgctaatgattattgggaaagtttctcctttgtgttaggagaaggaattgaattgaaatgaaagaaagacagactgactgactgactatttttggtattttattagctcgctgagattccttgtgaacctcatgcctacatatccctaatggaagtcagagcttaatgtagttcggggaactaactagggaaattaattatttttgggtgccttgcttgaagctcaaggttgaagcttgaattaaatctctgtttacaataaagaggcatgaaatcatctttacagagaggtatttgtactattctaccacaaacattgtaaaggagtgacagaataactgaattcatttctttcaagagggggaccttacttgtgtatgtgcaagtataccagtcaaatgcctcttaaatgaaagaaagatgctcatctaaattagggaaagttaccacatgtctgggttttactgccagctcatgcctttcaaaatcctaaatgggagacttgattaaaatgtaatgtttgtttgtttgaatgtggtagagtagtaaaaatatctctctatagagataagctatgtctatctactgtataaaagatttgactttagctggcttgtatgaggcccaagcttgaggctttttgattgatttattaattattattgactctgggagatgactccactggggattaattacagggttttttttgtgttctgtacaaagcccagaattgaggctgactctatttgg
It encodes:
- the LOC131629298 gene encoding uncharacterized protein LOC131629298, producing MVTTFIYNHTYIASLMKKYIGGRDIVCPGVTRFATQLLQLQAIVRKKQGLENMFSSEEFRKTKYGKEKKGPGYEARKIVMSRDFWSKANDILKVFEPIVKVLRLVDSDEKPTMGFIYEAIDRAKQVIQQNSCYHSKYNDIIDKRWKFMHFNLHSAGYFLNPQFQYRIEHGIVVHKETFNGTKNVIMKLERNTDDQIKALNQLTLFREKSETFGTPIAQKSWSKMDATQWWEYHGSCTPELQRLAMKVVSQTTSATNCERNWSTFSYIHTKTRNVLKYKKLHKLVVTHYNMKLRMKDKLRKSQEEIEANFDLINLDYIFQEHPLSHWIEERENSLLYGVQNEEWLPIVDTYDENVDDNSEPNESGGGLSPPSGNSGDGGGNEVANESEEGSGGGEDEGEDDDQLELDPYHEIPSGYRRYRNLNDMVRADNSILETRGNVSQSGRKGKRKQNVPLEDFSSSSIVNSFSDFGIGDSLQGSQQSYPPVYQYPYSTLITSILLIKLFRTTNKQLMITILIINNQMVMIIRVKVQVMLLHGIPLCGSKSHDTASSLKAQT